A genome region from Sphingobacteriaceae bacterium GW460-11-11-14-LB5 includes the following:
- a CDS encoding transposase, protein MSRKYKFYNKGGLYFVSFATVHWIDVFVRPIYCDIMVDSLIYCKQNLGLELYCWCIMPSHIHLIFSAKNHNPDILLGRIKEYTSKEIVKAIKENSQESRKEWMLWMFERAGLKSSNVKGYQFWQHNNKPIELWSTVVIEQKADYLHDNPVTAGFVNEAWHWKYSSAIDYSGGRGLIDLDEL, encoded by the coding sequence ATGAGCCGTAAATATAAATTTTATAATAAAGGAGGATTATACTTTGTAAGTTTTGCAACAGTACATTGGATAGATGTATTTGTTAGACCGATATATTGCGATATTATGGTTGATAGCTTAATTTACTGTAAGCAAAATCTGGGTTTAGAACTTTATTGCTGGTGTATTATGCCAAGTCACATACATTTAATATTTAGTGCAAAAAATCATAATCCAGATATTCTACTAGGTAGGATAAAAGAATATACTTCCAAAGAAATTGTCAAGGCAATTAAAGAGAATAGTCAGGAAAGTAGAAAAGAATGGATGCTTTGGATGTTTGAGCGGGCAGGCTTAAAAAGCAGTAACGTTAAAGGATATCAATTTTGGCAACACAACAATAAACCCATAGAATTGTGGAGTACGGTAGTTATTGAGCAAAAGGCAGATTACCTGCATGATAATCCGGTAACAGCAGGTTTTGTTAACGAGGCCTGGCATTGGAAATATAGCAGTGCAATAGATTATAGTGGAGGTAGGGGGTTGATAGATTTAGATGAACTGTAA
- a CDS encoding short-chain dehydrogenase — translation MLDTKMKYAIITGASKGIGKSMAIALAKRKINLLLISRSADELSALQTALKKQYEVEVHILAIDLSQAEAPKAVYNWITEKNYAVHILINNAGYGLWGKFGELDLSAQLEMCQLNMTTVTSLCHLLLPVLSAEKKAYILNVCSTAAYQAVPTLAIYSATKAFVLSFTRALRFELKDGPVSVSCLSPGPVDTGFAHRAGLDAFSKMAEKFNMKPDEVAEIAIKGMFAGKSEIIPGFTNIISVYANRILPKGFIEKMAAGIYKT, via the coding sequence ATGCTGGACACCAAGATGAAGTACGCAATAATCACCGGAGCAAGTAAAGGTATTGGCAAATCGATGGCCATTGCATTGGCGAAAAGAAAAATTAATCTGCTGCTTATCTCCCGCTCGGCTGATGAATTGAGTGCTTTACAAACCGCTCTTAAAAAACAATATGAGGTTGAAGTGCATATCCTGGCAATCGATCTTAGCCAGGCTGAAGCCCCAAAAGCAGTATACAACTGGATCACAGAAAAGAATTACGCCGTTCATATCCTGATTAATAATGCAGGTTACGGATTGTGGGGGAAATTTGGAGAACTGGATTTAAGTGCCCAGTTAGAAATGTGCCAGTTAAACATGACTACGGTAACTTCATTGTGCCATTTATTGCTTCCAGTCCTTTCAGCAGAAAAAAAAGCTTATATACTCAACGTTTGCAGTACTGCAGCCTACCAGGCGGTACCAACTCTGGCCATTTATTCGGCAACCAAAGCTTTTGTTTTATCTTTTACTAGGGCATTAAGGTTCGAACTTAAAGATGGTCCTGTTTCGGTGAGCTGCCTAAGTCCTGGGCCTGTTGATACAGGCTTTGCACATCGTGCCGGATTAGATGCCTTTAGCAAAATGGCAGAGAAATTTAATATGAAACCCGATGAAGTAGCAGAAATTGCCATAAAAGGAATGTTCGCCGGGAAATCTGAAATTATTCCAGGTTTTACCAATATCATCAGCGTATATGCCAATAGGATTTTGCCAAAAGGATTTATAGAAAAAATGGCCGCTGGGATTTATAAGACTTAA
- a CDS encoding ferric aerobactin receptor: MKHQYIKFFATALLMLTTISLFAQTGKGTISGKVVDSLGNSIPFANIQVRKQNLKSTSDKSGAFKLTAVPAGNQLIRVSITGYDQVEQGVSVTANDTTQVTFVLKEQHAELNDVIVSASRRPESLSQTPSSVTVLTAKELNTQSTISPNLANILSYSVPGLGFSTNQTGNSGQTLRGRNVLVLIDGIPQSTPLRAGGRDIRSIDPSVIERVEVIKGATAIYGNGAEGGLINYITKKADKGKSFGGYSQAGITGNLKGDSTVGYRFSQQLYGKTGKFDYLVSGMFEKTGVFRDAEGLVISPEYGLGETKSYNGFVKLGYNFTPKQRLQVMYNYFSSRQHSKYLTKDGVYGQSPAIGIYGTRLGEDEGTRFNHNANLQYTNQQIFGKTDLTANVYYQDFYTIYSNSASFFGSGQSAITSTKKGARVNLNTPFNITEQVPMQLNYGLDLMNDKTAQSLTDGRLWVPNMNMVNFAPYLQASATLINDLTIKGGLRVENINIDVDDFNTLATGANGAGSIAVQGGKLNYNALVFNAGARYSKFKFFNPFISYAQSFSVFELGRVLRAAKSNTLSQLETKPIIVNNYEAGFSSTLGKLNFSAAYYYSTSKLGANLLEVNGTYISQRIPERVYGFEIQADYQVLKALSIGGNYAQVEGKGDVDDDGNFNGEKDVYLNTTRIPPSKTTVYLKYSGIKNLILDVNWMRVGNRDRFKTNAAGKYLIGEGPVKAFNLFNVAAVYQVTPPLKLSVGVENLLNKVYYPAISQFYGSNVNYVRGNGRRFNLSLGYAF, translated from the coding sequence ATGAAACACCAATACATAAAATTTTTTGCCACGGCTCTTTTGATGCTAACCACAATTTCCCTTTTTGCACAAACAGGGAAGGGTACAATTAGCGGAAAAGTTGTCGATTCGTTAGGGAATAGTATACCTTTTGCCAACATACAGGTTAGAAAACAGAACCTTAAAAGTACTTCAGATAAATCAGGTGCCTTTAAATTAACAGCTGTTCCTGCCGGTAACCAACTAATCAGGGTTTCGATTACAGGTTACGATCAGGTTGAACAAGGTGTATCGGTTACTGCAAACGATACCACACAGGTAACATTTGTTTTGAAAGAACAACACGCAGAACTTAATGATGTGATTGTTTCGGCAAGCAGAAGGCCAGAATCCTTATCGCAAACACCATCATCAGTAACGGTACTTACCGCTAAGGAATTAAATACACAATCAACCATTAGTCCAAATTTGGCTAATATCCTTTCGTACAGCGTACCTGGATTAGGTTTTTCTACTAATCAAACGGGTAACTCTGGTCAGACTTTACGTGGGAGAAATGTACTCGTGTTAATTGATGGTATTCCACAGTCTACGCCATTAAGAGCAGGAGGAAGGGATATCCGCAGTATCGATCCTTCGGTTATTGAGCGTGTTGAAGTGATTAAAGGTGCCACCGCCATTTACGGTAATGGTGCTGAAGGTGGTTTGATTAACTACATTACTAAAAAAGCCGATAAAGGAAAATCATTCGGAGGTTATTCTCAAGCCGGAATTACAGGAAACTTAAAAGGCGATAGTACCGTTGGTTACCGCTTTTCGCAGCAGCTTTACGGTAAAACCGGTAAATTTGACTATCTGGTAAGCGGTATGTTCGAAAAAACCGGTGTTTTCCGCGATGCTGAAGGCCTGGTTATCTCGCCTGAATATGGTTTAGGCGAAACCAAATCTTACAATGGTTTTGTGAAACTGGGCTATAACTTTACTCCAAAACAGCGTTTGCAGGTGATGTATAATTATTTCAGCTCCAGACAGCATTCTAAATATTTAACCAAAGATGGCGTTTATGGCCAATCGCCGGCCATTGGTATTTACGGAACAAGACTGGGTGAAGATGAAGGAACAAGGTTTAACCATAATGCTAATTTACAATATACGAATCAGCAGATTTTTGGTAAAACTGATTTAACTGCCAATGTTTACTATCAGGATTTTTATACCATTTATTCTAACTCAGCATCATTTTTCGGAAGTGGCCAATCGGCTATTACTTCAACCAAAAAAGGCGCAAGGGTAAACCTGAACACACCTTTCAACATTACAGAACAGGTGCCGATGCAACTGAACTATGGATTGGATTTAATGAATGATAAAACCGCTCAAAGTTTAACTGATGGTCGTTTATGGGTGCCTAACATGAATATGGTGAATTTTGCACCTTACTTACAGGCTTCTGCAACTTTAATTAATGATTTAACCATAAAAGGAGGTTTGAGGGTCGAAAATATTAATATTGATGTAGACGATTTTAACACCCTGGCAACTGGTGCAAACGGTGCAGGAAGTATAGCGGTACAGGGCGGTAAATTAAATTACAATGCTTTAGTATTCAATGCTGGTGCACGTTATTCAAAATTCAAGTTTTTTAATCCTTTTATCAGTTATGCGCAGTCGTTCTCGGTATTCGAGCTAGGCAGGGTGTTAAGGGCAGCAAAAAGCAATACTTTATCGCAGTTAGAAACTAAACCAATTATTGTAAACAATTACGAAGCTGGTTTTAGCAGTACCTTAGGTAAACTGAATTTCAGTGCAGCTTATTACTACAGCACTTCTAAACTGGGTGCCAATCTTTTGGAAGTAAATGGTACTTATATCTCTCAACGTATTCCGGAGCGTGTATATGGATTTGAAATCCAGGCCGATTATCAGGTTTTAAAAGCGCTGAGCATTGGTGGTAATTACGCACAGGTAGAAGGAAAAGGCGATGTAGATGATGATGGTAATTTTAACGGAGAGAAAGATGTGTATTTAAACACAACGCGTATCCCGCCATCAAAAACTACGGTTTATCTTAAATATTCAGGGATTAAAAACTTAATTTTGGATGTAAACTGGATGCGTGTAGGAAATCGCGATCGTTTTAAAACCAATGCTGCAGGTAAATATTTAATCGGCGAAGGTCCGGTAAAAGCCTTCAACTTATTTAATGTTGCCGCAGTATATCAGGTTACACCACCTTTAAAATTATCGGTAGGTGTAGAAAATTTACTGAATAAAGTTTATTATCCTGCCATTTCTCAGTTTTATGGCAGCAATGTAAATTATGTGAGGGGCAATGGACGTAGATTTAACCTGTCGTTAGGCTACGCTTTTTAG
- a CDS encoding peptidase: MKNKNFKNTIRNIHLWLGLATGLVVFIISITGALYIFEEEIRELTQKDFRYVGLQQKPFVGLDHIISSFEKLSPKDQLRLIRIEDGFSNATVEITTKKGIVYYFNPYNAALVKKGGEDWLQVVEHIHTSLLLGKTGQFIMQWSVVIFVLMLITGLVLWFPGQMRLLKQSLTIKRKASFKRLNYDLHNVLGFYASLVLLVTALSGLYFAFKGVKNAASFFTGSKLGQGKAIVLAKPTHIDSVPVRYNKIYTEAKIKYPGAISTSFSLRGKGELRLRMIYPYRWARKQNTFFYEEATGTMTRAKLYKDFNGADLIEATNYDLHTGRLLGLPNKILSLLAALVAASLPVTGFIIWWKKRKKPRKAKPVLAQG; this comes from the coding sequence ATGAAAAATAAGAATTTTAAAAATACCATCAGGAACATTCACCTCTGGCTCGGCCTGGCCACTGGCCTGGTGGTATTTATTATTAGTATAACCGGGGCACTGTATATCTTTGAAGAAGAGATCAGGGAGCTTACACAAAAAGATTTTCGCTACGTAGGGCTTCAACAGAAGCCTTTTGTAGGTTTAGATCATATCATTTCCAGCTTCGAAAAATTATCGCCCAAAGACCAGTTAAGGCTGATCAGGATTGAAGACGGGTTTTCAAACGCCACAGTAGAAATTACCACAAAAAAAGGCATCGTTTATTATTTTAACCCCTACAATGCCGCTTTGGTAAAAAAAGGTGGCGAAGATTGGCTCCAGGTGGTAGAACATATCCATACCTCGCTATTGCTGGGTAAAACCGGCCAATTTATTATGCAGTGGTCGGTAGTTATTTTTGTGCTGATGCTAATTACGGGACTGGTACTCTGGTTTCCCGGCCAAATGCGCTTATTAAAACAATCTTTAACCATTAAAAGAAAAGCCTCGTTTAAACGGCTGAATTACGATTTACACAACGTATTGGGTTTTTATGCATCACTTGTGTTATTGGTTACTGCTTTAAGTGGTTTGTACTTTGCTTTTAAAGGGGTGAAAAATGCAGCGAGCTTTTTTACCGGGAGTAAATTAGGACAAGGTAAAGCTATTGTTTTAGCCAAACCGACGCACATCGATTCGGTACCTGTGCGCTACAACAAAATTTATACTGAAGCTAAAATTAAATATCCCGGGGCTATTTCCACTAGTTTTTCACTTCGTGGTAAAGGCGAATTACGGTTAAGGATGATCTATCCGTACCGTTGGGCACGTAAGCAGAATACCTTTTTTTACGAAGAAGCCACGGGTACAATGACCAGGGCTAAACTGTATAAAGATTTTAATGGCGCCGATTTAATAGAAGCCACCAATTACGATCTGCATACGGGCAGGCTTTTAGGGCTTCCAAATAAAATTCTTTCTCTTTTAGCAGCTTTGGTTGCAGCGAGTTTGCCGGTTACAGGTTTCATCATCTGGTGGAAGAAAAGGAAAAAGCCCAGAAAAGCGAAACCTGTTCTTGCCCAGGGGTGA
- a CDS encoding DNA polymerase III, with protein MPNILDKIIIIDVESTCWEGANPVGMESDIIEIGVCLLDIQTGEITDNRGILIKPERSTISSFCTALTTITPEMVVKDGISFKEACSILRKEYLSQKRVWASFGAYDLKQFQRQCAAMGVGFPFGPSHINVKTLFALKNKLDHEEGMAGALKMLDIPLKGTHHRGVDDAYNIARILHRILNN; from the coding sequence ATGCCAAACATATTAGATAAAATTATAATCATCGATGTCGAATCTACCTGTTGGGAAGGCGCAAACCCAGTAGGTATGGAAAGCGATATTATAGAAATTGGTGTCTGTTTACTGGATATACAAACTGGTGAGATAACCGATAACAGGGGGATCTTGATCAAACCAGAACGATCAACAATTAGCTCCTTTTGCACAGCATTAACCACCATTACCCCAGAAATGGTGGTTAAAGATGGTATTTCATTTAAAGAGGCCTGCTCTATCTTAAGAAAAGAATATTTATCTCAAAAAAGGGTATGGGCAAGTTTTGGTGCTTACGATTTAAAGCAGTTTCAACGTCAATGTGCTGCTATGGGTGTTGGTTTTCCTTTTGGTCCGTCGCACATTAATGTTAAAACTTTGTTTGCCTTAAAAAATAAATTGGATCATGAGGAAGGAATGGCAGGTGCACTTAAAATGTTGGATATCCCATTAAAAGGTACCCACCACCGTGGAGTGGATGATGCATATAATATTGCAAGAATCCTTCATCGAATTTTGAATAATTAA
- a CDS encoding alpha-galactosidase gives MKRSIHIYLSLTLAFCLGSNTYAQKIIISTDHSALVYHVNKQQQLEQTYFGKKLQDSAAYRPASPYELPAFATGGATYLQEPAIEVTHADGNMSLQLGFVSSAVKTAGNVTETVIRLKDPAYNFFVNLHYKAYQKENIIETWNEIDNQEKGDVVLHRYASAFLNFPGATNYLTRFNGDWGIEAQMEEFLLPNGLYSIQSKLGVKTVENGLSSFMLSKQKPEDENQGEVFGGSLAWSGNFNLQFETFKNNSRLGDALKVICGINAYASDYRLKNKQSLSTPHFIFTYTNGGQGQMSRNFHHWAVKYGIWKGDQRRQTLLNNWEATYFKFNQDTLVNLFDGAKKLGVDLFLLDDGWFANKYPRDNDKAGLGDWEVNKRKLTNGIGYLVKEARNKEINFGIWIEPEMVNPKSELYEKHPDWVLKAPNRPEDLQRTQLVLDLTNPKVQDFVFGVIDNLMKEAPGITYMKWDCNRIMSNPYSVFMGKDQNAMFVKYTQGLYQVLDAVRAKYPNLELMLCASGGARVEYGAMKYFNEFWASDNTNPFDRIKIQWGYSYFFPALTICNHVTEWGKQPIKFKLDVAMSGKMGFDIQVKKLNEKDLALSKITVDNYKRLQPIINYGDLYRLVSPYRTNSAALMYVDSTMNKAVLFAYNLTVSEAQNYPTLILKGLDPQKKYRIREINLLPGSKSKCPDNDQVYTGESLMNSGLKWYLNRSETSSVLALEAI, from the coding sequence ATGAAACGCAGCATCCACATTTATTTATCGCTAACCCTGGCATTTTGTTTGGGTTCGAATACCTACGCCCAAAAAATTATTATTAGTACCGATCATTCGGCACTGGTATATCATGTCAATAAACAGCAACAGTTAGAACAAACTTATTTCGGTAAAAAACTTCAGGATTCTGCTGCTTACAGGCCCGCAAGTCCTTATGAATTGCCCGCTTTTGCAACCGGTGGCGCCACTTATTTACAGGAGCCAGCGATAGAGGTAACCCATGCCGATGGGAATATGTCTTTACAACTCGGGTTTGTATCATCAGCTGTAAAAACAGCAGGTAACGTAACCGAAACCGTTATCCGTTTAAAAGATCCTGCCTATAATTTTTTTGTAAACCTACATTATAAGGCTTATCAAAAGGAAAATATAATCGAAACCTGGAACGAAATAGACAATCAGGAGAAAGGTGATGTGGTGCTGCACCGCTACGCATCGGCATTTTTGAACTTTCCCGGAGCAACCAATTACCTGACCCGTTTTAATGGCGACTGGGGAATTGAGGCACAAATGGAAGAATTTTTATTGCCTAACGGACTTTACAGCATTCAGTCGAAACTGGGTGTAAAAACAGTTGAAAACGGTTTATCATCGTTTATGCTCAGCAAACAGAAGCCTGAAGATGAAAACCAGGGAGAGGTATTTGGCGGCTCTTTGGCCTGGAGCGGCAATTTTAACCTCCAGTTCGAAACATTTAAAAATAATTCGCGCCTTGGCGATGCGTTAAAGGTAATCTGTGGCATTAATGCTTATGCATCAGATTATCGCCTTAAAAATAAACAAAGTTTAAGTACCCCGCATTTTATCTTTACCTATACCAATGGCGGACAGGGGCAGATGAGCCGCAATTTTCATCACTGGGCTGTTAAATATGGCATTTGGAAAGGCGATCAGCGTAGGCAGACTTTACTTAACAACTGGGAAGCCACTTATTTTAAATTCAATCAGGATACCCTTGTTAATTTATTTGATGGCGCAAAAAAGCTAGGTGTTGATCTGTTTTTACTGGACGATGGCTGGTTTGCGAACAAATATCCACGCGATAACGATAAGGCTGGCCTTGGCGATTGGGAAGTGAACAAACGCAAATTGACAAATGGCATCGGTTATCTGGTTAAAGAGGCCAGAAATAAGGAAATCAACTTTGGGATATGGATCGAGCCGGAAATGGTCAACCCAAAAAGCGAGTTGTACGAGAAACATCCGGATTGGGTACTGAAAGCACCAAACCGCCCCGAAGACCTTCAACGGACACAACTGGTGCTCGATCTGACCAACCCGAAGGTGCAGGATTTTGTATTTGGCGTAATCGATAATTTAATGAAAGAAGCGCCGGGCATCACCTACATGAAATGGGACTGTAACAGGATCATGAGCAATCCTTACAGTGTTTTTATGGGGAAAGATCAAAATGCCATGTTTGTTAAATACACGCAGGGGCTGTATCAGGTACTCGATGCCGTAAGGGCCAAATATCCCAACCTGGAGCTGATGCTTTGTGCAAGCGGAGGCGCTAGGGTAGAGTATGGTGCCATGAAGTATTTTAATGAATTTTGGGCCAGCGACAATACCAATCCATTCGACCGCATAAAAATCCAATGGGGATATTCCTATTTCTTCCCGGCACTCACCATTTGCAACCACGTTACCGAATGGGGCAAACAACCGATTAAATTTAAGCTGGATGTGGCCATGTCTGGTAAAATGGGTTTTGATATCCAGGTGAAAAAATTAAACGAAAAAGACCTCGCACTGAGTAAAATTACGGTAGATAATTACAAAAGATTGCAACCCATAATCAATTATGGTGATTTGTACAGGCTGGTATCACCTTATCGCACCAATAGTGCGGCGTTAATGTATGTTGATAGCACGATGAATAAAGCCGTGTTATTTGCCTATAATTTAACGGTAAGCGAAGCCCAAAACTACCCTACGCTAATTTTAAAAGGGCTGGATCCCCAAAAGAAATACCGGATCAGAGAAATCAACTTATTGCCGGGCAGTAAATCAAAATGCCCGGATAACGATCAGGTTTATACGGGCGAAAGTTTGATGAACTCGGGTTTAAAATGGTACCTGAATCGTAGCGAAACCAGTTCTGTACTAGCGCTTGAAGCCATTTAA
- a CDS encoding arylsulfatase, translating into MNNLFSIFSCLALLIFFSGTKPKVSPPVKAPNILLIMADDMGFADIGCYGSEVATPNLDKLAAGGLRFRQFYNSARCCPTRASLLTGLYPHQAGIGHMSNDPEDSTSFNYNLPGYQGSLNNKCVTIGEVLKTKGYQTLMSGKWHVGYHGEQRWPLQRGFDKYYGLLAGATNYFNPSGGRGLMLMNHKIAPEGENFYLTDALTDYAIKFLDENKKESKAPFFMYLAYTSPHWPLNALAADVQKYRGKYKNGWKALRRERYERMKKLGVITGNSLLSEDDGADWDKLSPEKQDEMDHRMALYAAQIDRMDQNIGRVIKTLEAAGELDNTLIFFLSDNGACAEGGELGGGLPQNLGTKLGYMLSYGQSWANASNTPFKKYKHWVNEGGISTPLIVHWPKAIPKSSLGHFTDQYGFLPDIMATIVDVAQAKYPSQYKGNPIIPLQGKSLLPLIQGKELPVHQQPIFWEHEGNAAVRSGNFKLVSEYSAGQPVKWELYDLSKDRSELNDLATKMPAKVAELTQAYQNWAAFAGVVPYDEVVKIQAKKKKVARILPQ; encoded by the coding sequence ATGAATAATCTTTTTTCAATCTTTAGTTGTCTCGCTCTTCTAATTTTCTTTAGTGGTACCAAACCAAAAGTATCTCCTCCGGTAAAAGCACCAAATATTTTATTGATAATGGCCGATGATATGGGCTTTGCCGATATAGGTTGTTATGGCAGTGAGGTCGCTACACCAAATTTGGATAAACTTGCTGCGGGCGGTCTCCGTTTCAGGCAATTTTACAACAGCGCCAGGTGTTGCCCAACCAGGGCGTCATTATTAACGGGGCTATATCCACATCAGGCAGGTATCGGGCACATGTCTAACGATCCGGAAGACAGTACAAGTTTCAATTATAACTTGCCTGGTTACCAGGGCAGTTTAAACAATAAATGTGTAACCATCGGCGAAGTGTTAAAAACAAAAGGCTACCAAACTTTAATGAGCGGTAAATGGCATGTAGGCTACCATGGCGAACAAAGATGGCCTTTGCAGCGTGGTTTCGATAAATATTACGGTTTACTGGCAGGTGCAACAAATTATTTTAATCCATCTGGTGGCCGCGGATTAATGCTCATGAACCATAAAATAGCACCAGAAGGCGAAAATTTTTACCTTACAGATGCACTTACCGATTATGCAATAAAGTTTTTAGATGAAAACAAAAAGGAAAGTAAAGCCCCTTTCTTTATGTACCTGGCTTATACCAGTCCACATTGGCCATTAAATGCATTAGCTGCCGATGTTCAGAAATACAGAGGTAAATATAAAAATGGCTGGAAGGCCCTGCGGCGCGAAAGGTATGAGCGCATGAAAAAGCTGGGTGTAATAACCGGTAATTCGCTACTGAGTGAGGATGATGGCGCAGACTGGGATAAACTTTCGCCTGAAAAGCAAGATGAAATGGATCATCGTATGGCATTATATGCGGCACAGATCGATCGTATGGACCAGAACATTGGCCGTGTAATTAAAACGCTTGAGGCCGCAGGTGAGTTAGATAATACCTTAATCTTTTTCCTTTCTGATAATGGTGCATGTGCCGAAGGTGGTGAACTTGGCGGTGGTTTACCTCAAAATTTGGGTACTAAATTAGGCTATATGCTCAGTTATGGTCAATCCTGGGCCAATGCTTCTAACACACCATTTAAAAAATACAAACACTGGGTAAATGAAGGTGGTATTAGTACGCCGCTGATTGTACACTGGCCAAAAGCAATACCTAAAAGTTCATTAGGGCATTTTACCGATCAGTATGGTTTTCTACCCGATATTATGGCAACGATTGTTGATGTGGCCCAGGCAAAATATCCTAGCCAGTATAAAGGAAATCCAATTATTCCGCTTCAGGGAAAAAGCCTGTTGCCATTAATACAAGGCAAAGAATTGCCGGTGCATCAGCAACCAATTTTCTGGGAGCACGAAGGTAATGCCGCTGTTAGATCAGGAAACTTCAAACTGGTAAGCGAATACAGCGCCGGTCAGCCGGTTAAATGGGAACTTTACGATTTAAGCAAGGATAGATCCGAATTAAATGATCTGGCTACAAAAATGCCAGCCAAAGTTGCAGAATTAACTCAAGCATACCAGAATTGGGCTGCATTTGCAGGTGTTGTTCCCTATGATGAGGTGGTTAAAATACAGGCGAAAAAGAAAAAAGTAGCCCGGATATTACCTCAATAG
- a CDS encoding SelT/selW/selH selenoprotein, translated as MEKPLVSITYCPKCGWMLRSAYMAQEILTTFVDEVKGVTLIPSETSGVFNILVGEKLIFDRKEMQRFPEIKELKQLIRDEVNPDMNLGHSDVK; from the coding sequence ATGGAGAAACCACTGGTTAGCATTACCTATTGCCCCAAATGTGGCTGGATGCTACGTTCGGCTTACATGGCTCAAGAGATTTTAACCACATTTGTTGATGAGGTAAAAGGTGTAACCTTAATTCCAAGTGAAACATCTGGTGTTTTTAATATTTTGGTTGGTGAAAAACTAATTTTTGATAGAAAAGAGATGCAGCGTTTCCCTGAAATTAAAGAATTGAAACAGCTTATTCGTGATGAAGTGAATCCAGACATGAACCTTGGGCACTCTGATGTTAAATAA